From a region of the Fibrobacter sp. genome:
- the ftsY gene encoding signal recognition particle-docking protein FtsY, translated as MGFFSAIKSGLAKTRDALMGELKGIVGAGKITDETLEELEEHLIKADVGVEAAFLLTDALRESALGKSLTTEQVLDIMRNEAERLLKDPPPFELKGKPHVILVIGVNGAGKTTTIGKLAARLIGEGKKVMIAACDTFRAAAIDQLETWAERSGAEFVKHQEGSDPAAVAFDACQAATARGCDVVLIDTAGRLHNKDYLMEELKKIVRVIKKVNPDLPHDMWLVIDGNTGQNTINQTKIFNQSFPLTGLVVTKLDGTARGGAVLSIASSLQIPIRWIGMGERIDQLVPFSKAEYVEGLFENALEEK; from the coding sequence ATGGGATTTTTTTCTGCGATTAAGAGTGGCCTTGCAAAGACCCGCGACGCCCTGATGGGGGAACTCAAGGGTATTGTTGGTGCTGGCAAGATTACGGACGAAACTCTGGAAGAACTGGAGGAACACCTGATCAAGGCTGACGTGGGTGTGGAAGCCGCGTTCCTTTTGACGGACGCCCTCCGCGAAAGCGCCTTGGGCAAGTCCCTTACCACAGAGCAGGTCCTTGACATTATGCGTAACGAGGCTGAGCGCCTGCTGAAGGATCCTCCTCCCTTTGAACTTAAGGGCAAGCCCCACGTTATCCTGGTGATTGGCGTTAATGGCGCCGGAAAGACTACCACCATCGGTAAGCTTGCTGCCCGCCTTATTGGCGAAGGCAAGAAGGTCATGATTGCCGCCTGCGATACTTTCCGTGCGGCTGCCATCGACCAGTTGGAAACCTGGGCTGAACGTTCCGGGGCGGAATTCGTGAAGCATCAGGAAGGCTCCGACCCGGCTGCTGTCGCCTTTGACGCTTGCCAGGCCGCCACTGCCCGCGGTTGCGACGTTGTGCTGATCGATACCGCAGGTCGCCTGCATAACAAGGACTACCTGATGGAAGAACTGAAGAAGATCGTCCGCGTCATCAAGAAGGTGAATCCGGATCTTCCTCACGACATGTGGCTTGTCATTGACGGCAACACCGGACAGAATACCATCAACCAGACCAAGATCTTTAACCAGAGCTTCCCGCTGACGGGTCTCGTGGTGACCAAGCTGGATGGTACCGCCCGTGGTGGCGCCGTGCTTTCCATTGCCAGCTCCCTGCAGATTCCTATCCGCTGGATTGGCATGGGTGAACGCATCGATCAGCTGGTTCCCTTCAGTAAGGCTGAATACGTCGAAGGTCTCTTCGAAAACGCTTTGGAAGAAAAGTAA
- a CDS encoding TolC family protein — protein MNKNRALISGLFGLAIMASSTTLWADGPWTLEQCLAQAKKASLQLENARLREQSAEISVKQARTGNSPTLSAQIGNTIYDHPLAAHPQDHYRFNVGISGSYTLWDGGATSLNTEASQLNREAVQLATRQTERSIQESVLNAYMNLLAAQEKLRTANASVELSQAEFENYEKLLEAGSITLKDLTQSQSNVLQKQAAQLSAQLNVSTAKTTLRQLLELDAKEDFEIAALETAIASPDSLEPLPAFDQLMADARSANPGLKSDSVSVKAAKKNTEVAGKNSSITVTLGANSSTGFTGFESDHYGRQLKDGWQNSLSLNVNIPIIDNGSTENKVLQAQVNEATSQLTLQESSKNLENNLEKLYLNAMSADMQWKAALLQVKADTEALAVAEEQRNAGALTYTDFLSQKNNLENAQINLTNAKYTSLLARKLLDLYQGKLD, from the coding sequence ATGAATAAAAACAGAGCCCTCATTTCCGGACTTTTTGGTCTGGCCATCATGGCCAGCAGCACCACTTTGTGGGCTGACGGGCCCTGGACTCTGGAACAGTGCCTGGCCCAGGCCAAAAAGGCCAGCCTCCAGCTGGAAAACGCCAGACTGAGGGAACAGTCCGCCGAGATTTCCGTTAAGCAGGCAAGGACCGGCAACTCCCCTACCTTGAGCGCCCAGATCGGCAATACCATCTACGACCACCCGCTGGCTGCCCACCCGCAAGACCACTACCGCTTTAACGTAGGCATCTCCGGTTCCTACACCCTGTGGGACGGCGGAGCAACCAGTCTGAATACCGAGGCAAGCCAGCTGAACAGGGAAGCCGTGCAGTTAGCCACCAGGCAAACAGAACGATCCATCCAGGAAAGCGTCCTGAACGCCTACATGAATCTGCTGGCCGCACAGGAAAAGCTCCGAACCGCAAACGCCTCCGTAGAACTTTCCCAGGCGGAATTCGAAAACTACGAAAAGCTTCTTGAAGCAGGCTCCATCACCTTGAAGGACCTGACCCAGTCCCAGTCCAACGTTCTGCAGAAGCAGGCGGCACAGCTCTCCGCCCAGCTGAACGTAAGCACCGCCAAGACCACCCTGCGTCAGCTCCTGGAACTGGACGCCAAGGAAGACTTTGAAATCGCCGCGCTGGAAACGGCAATCGCCTCCCCCGACTCCCTGGAACCACTGCCCGCCTTCGACCAGCTGATGGCAGACGCCCGCAGTGCAAATCCGGGATTGAAGTCCGACAGCGTTTCCGTAAAGGCAGCCAAGAAGAATACCGAGGTAGCCGGCAAGAACAGTTCCATCACCGTAACCCTGGGAGCCAACTCCTCCACAGGCTTCACAGGTTTTGAATCCGACCATTACGGAAGACAGCTGAAGGACGGATGGCAGAACTCCCTCTCGCTGAACGTAAACATTCCCATTATCGATAACGGTTCTACCGAGAACAAGGTACTGCAGGCCCAGGTCAACGAGGCCACTTCCCAGCTGACCCTGCAAGAATCCTCCAAGAATCTGGAAAACAATCTGGAAAAACTCTACCTGAACGCCATGAGTGCAGACATGCAGTGGAAAGCCGCCCTGCTCCAGGTAAAGGCCGATACGGAGGCCCTGGCAGTCGCCGAGGAACAGCGCAACGCAGGCGCCCTCACCTACACCGATTTTCTTTCTCAGAAGAACAATCTGGAAAACGCCCAGATTAACTTGACCAACGCCAAGTATACAAGCCTTCTGGCCCGCAAGCTGCTGGACCTTTACCAAGGCAAGCTGGACTAA
- a CDS encoding diguanylate cyclase, giving the protein MCLKKKNALGKALSGTCFCCAVVDLAYLVSASCDSYFLFSCMSSIYFVSVDIMLLCLVMFVTRFCKLKNTKAARFHAKLAHFYVLVEIILFAINPFFEFVIGYVPRDTEFAKFGYDMHFFFYVHLVFCYAMVATTVYYLCDRLIRVPLEYKRQYLYALLGLVAIVSINGVFLFLPGLSLYNFLDYSILGYSLAAYAFYWSCFQYSTKGMMDLFKTSMFEFLDQGLILFDYSGKLIVCNDMAKHLWSKIQLDESLQMQDFMKQCNIDVAPGIETSVMQCYVENDGENKPLRCEFRTLKNKRDRILGRLFMFSNAMLVTDPLTGFHNWEDYCFHVAEDTRQKKTKPDLVFVACDIMGLSLLNSSKGRHMGDQKIKTLADLFRKHFPRNAYFVRGQDACFILSHVSNNESVVAEELEKIKAEFDMPIQYSLDLLKAEDFDMMGCIESVLKGLKQKKLLNKNSSHSVILNSLVQALQECDADTEEHVRRTQLMGAELGKRIGLSDVQQSDLSLLCLLHDIGKIGVPLEILNKPGKLTADEWQVLRSHATKGYQIAKSSTELCGIAEMILHHHERWDGAGYPDGLSKESIPLLSRVIAVVDAYDAMVNDRSYRPALPKDVVINELKRCAGSQFDPGIVSEFIQLVESLPQRAASNAEAKHIEETTSLVREELDQGVTNASFHAVHKLQFSRYIVDEQFNIISVDKAFEELTGFTQEDVTNSHMNHMDLIPKEDRTEYLGLVMEETSKNPQAFFEHRLIRKDGSIIYVFCMGRQFFDSAVRAGRSEIVVTDAASTYSLRVIADVERSKAKRREAEWENAFRKDSLTGVLTRAAFKNDTEFKLLEGKSKVMLLMVDVDHFKEYNDSYGHIAGDEFLTLVGQTLLSCLRHDDIAGRMGGDEFAAALFFKKSCTDEFMYERAQQIFDKINMMLAMNPKSTSLSMGAVIANGNMDSFNELYECADGRLYKSKENGRSRLSVN; this is encoded by the coding sequence ATGTGCCTTAAAAAGAAGAATGCTCTTGGAAAGGCTCTTAGCGGAACCTGCTTTTGCTGCGCGGTTGTAGACCTGGCTTACCTTGTAAGCGCTAGTTGCGATAGTTATTTCCTGTTTTCGTGCATGTCCAGTATCTACTTCGTTTCTGTAGATATAATGCTTCTCTGCCTGGTCATGTTTGTAACTCGCTTCTGCAAATTAAAGAATACTAAAGCGGCTCGATTCCATGCTAAGTTGGCTCATTTCTACGTCCTTGTTGAGATTATCCTTTTTGCAATCAATCCCTTCTTTGAATTTGTCATAGGCTATGTTCCTCGTGATACGGAATTTGCGAAGTTCGGCTATGACATGCACTTCTTCTTCTATGTTCACTTGGTATTCTGCTATGCCATGGTGGCTACCACGGTGTATTACCTGTGCGATAGGTTGATTAGAGTCCCCTTGGAATACAAGCGCCAGTACTTGTATGCCCTGTTAGGATTGGTTGCCATCGTTTCCATCAACGGCGTGTTCCTGTTCCTGCCGGGGCTTTCTCTCTACAATTTCCTTGACTATTCCATCCTTGGTTACAGTCTGGCTGCCTATGCCTTCTACTGGTCCTGTTTCCAGTATTCCACCAAGGGCATGATGGACCTGTTCAAGACAAGCATGTTTGAATTCCTGGATCAGGGGCTGATTCTGTTTGATTACAGTGGCAAACTGATTGTCTGCAATGACATGGCCAAACATCTTTGGTCTAAAATCCAGTTGGATGAATCCCTGCAGATGCAAGATTTTATGAAGCAGTGTAACATTGATGTTGCGCCGGGAATTGAAACCAGTGTGATGCAGTGCTACGTGGAAAATGATGGCGAAAATAAGCCGTTGCGTTGTGAGTTTCGAACGCTGAAGAATAAGCGTGACCGTATATTGGGCCGTCTGTTCATGTTCAGTAATGCGATGCTGGTGACGGACCCCTTGACTGGTTTCCACAACTGGGAAGACTACTGTTTCCATGTCGCCGAGGATACAAGACAGAAAAAGACGAAGCCGGATTTGGTTTTTGTCGCCTGTGATATCATGGGCTTGTCCCTTTTGAATAGTTCCAAGGGTCGTCATATGGGAGACCAAAAGATCAAGACCCTTGCAGATTTGTTCAGAAAACATTTTCCTAGGAATGCCTATTTCGTTCGCGGCCAGGATGCATGCTTTATCTTGTCCCATGTATCAAATAATGAATCCGTTGTTGCAGAGGAACTGGAAAAGATCAAGGCTGAATTTGACATGCCTATCCAGTATTCCTTGGACTTGCTGAAGGCTGAAGACTTTGACATGATGGGCTGTATTGAATCCGTGCTCAAGGGCTTGAAACAGAAGAAGCTTTTGAACAAGAATTCCAGCCATTCCGTGATTTTGAATTCCCTGGTTCAGGCTCTCCAGGAATGCGATGCCGATACCGAGGAACATGTTCGCAGAACCCAGCTTATGGGTGCTGAACTGGGCAAGCGTATCGGATTGTCCGATGTGCAGCAAAGTGATCTTTCCCTTCTTTGCCTTCTTCACGATATCGGTAAGATTGGTGTGCCTCTTGAGATTTTGAATAAGCCTGGTAAGTTGACTGCGGATGAATGGCAGGTTCTTAGGTCCCATGCTACCAAGGGCTACCAGATTGCGAAGAGTTCTACGGAACTGTGCGGCATTGCCGAAATGATTTTACATCATCACGAACGATGGGACGGTGCTGGCTATCCGGATGGCTTGAGTAAGGAATCCATTCCTTTGCTTTCCCGCGTGATTGCCGTGGTGGATGCCTATGATGCCATGGTGAATGACCGCTCCTATCGACCCGCCTTGCCTAAGGATGTGGTCATTAATGAATTGAAACGTTGCGCAGGTTCACAGTTCGATCCCGGTATTGTCTCGGAGTTTATTCAGCTTGTTGAATCCCTGCCTCAGAGGGCTGCGTCGAATGCAGAGGCTAAGCATATTGAAGAAACGACGTCCCTGGTTCGTGAAGAATTGGATCAAGGGGTGACGAATGCTTCTTTCCATGCAGTCCATAAGCTGCAGTTCTCTCGTTACATTGTCGATGAGCAGTTTAATATTATTTCTGTGGATAAGGCCTTTGAAGAATTGACTGGCTTTACCCAGGAAGATGTTACCAATAGTCACATGAACCACATGGATCTTATTCCTAAGGAAGACCGTACAGAATACCTGGGACTTGTGATGGAGGAAACGTCAAAGAATCCCCAGGCATTCTTTGAACACCGTTTGATCCGTAAGGACGGTTCCATTATCTATGTGTTCTGCATGGGTCGTCAGTTCTTTGATTCCGCCGTCCGTGCGGGCCGATCCGAAATCGTTGTGACTGACGCGGCAAGTACTTACAGCCTTCGCGTTATTGCTGACGTGGAACGTAGCAAGGCCAAGCGTCGTGAAGCTGAATGGGAAAATGCCTTCCGTAAGGATTCCCTGACGGGAGTGTTGACTCGTGCCGCCTTCAAGAACGATACCGAGTTCAAACTGCTTGAAGGCAAGAGCAAGGTGATGCTCTTGATGGTGGACGTAGACCACTTCAAGGAATACAACGACTCCTATGGCCATATTGCGGGTGACGAGTTCCTGACCCTTGTGGGGCAGACGCTTCTATCCTGCTTGCGTCACGATGACATTGCCGGACGTATGGGCGGTGACGAGTTTGCCGCAGCACTGTTCTTCAAGAAATCCTGTACCGACGAGTTCATGTATGAACGAGCCCAGCAGATCTTCGATAAGATCAACATGATGCTTGCCATGAACCCGAAGTCCACAAGTCTTTCTATGGGTGCGGTTATCGCCAACGGCAACATGGATTCCTTCAATGAGCTTTACGAGTGCGCCGATGGTCGCCTGTACAAGTCCAAGGAAAATGGTCGTTCCAGACTGTCTGTCAACTAG
- a CDS encoding ATP-dependent Clp protease proteolytic subunit, with protein sequence MADCKDKKEAQTPDMMKKAEEYLAENRRIFLWGGVDDESAERIVKQLLYLDSLSHDDITLYINSPGGVISSGLAIYDCMNAIKSDVATVCCGQAASMGAVLLTSGAKGKRYAWPNARIMIHQPLIHGEIVAPASDIQIQAEEMLRIRNITGKILAETSGHTMEEIDRDTERDNFMSAEEAKKYGLVDIVESKL encoded by the coding sequence ATGGCTGATTGCAAAGACAAGAAAGAAGCCCAGACTCCGGATATGATGAAGAAGGCCGAGGAATACCTGGCCGAAAACCGCCGTATTTTCCTTTGGGGCGGTGTGGATGACGAAAGTGCCGAACGTATCGTGAAGCAGCTTCTGTATCTGGATTCCCTGAGCCACGACGATATTACCCTTTACATCAACAGCCCCGGTGGTGTCATTTCCAGCGGTCTTGCCATTTACGACTGCATGAACGCCATCAAGAGCGATGTGGCTACGGTTTGCTGTGGCCAGGCAGCCTCCATGGGCGCCGTACTTTTGACCTCTGGTGCCAAGGGCAAGCGTTACGCATGGCCCAATGCACGCATCATGATTCATCAGCCCTTGATTCACGGCGAAATCGTGGCTCCTGCCAGCGATATCCAGATTCAGGCTGAGGAAATGCTCCGCATCCGTAACATTACGGGCAAGATCCTTGCTGAAACTTCTGGCCACACCATGGAAGAAATCGACCGCGATACGGAACGCGACAACTTCATGAGTGCCGAAGAAGCCAAGAAGTACGGCCTGGTGGATATTGTAGAAAGTAAGCTTTAA
- a CDS encoding MATE family efflux transporter: MYEGSIIKNIGIFSIPFLISNFLQTLYGMADLFIVGQYTDAAGITAVAVGSQVMHFVTVILVGLTMGTTVLISQAVGGKCHGEISRILGTTTVLFAVVSVMMMAVLLALCPQVVSLLSTPKEAVNDTVNYLIICFCGIPFITAYNVIAAAFRGLGDTKSPMYFVTVACVLNIALDYVFIGGLQMGASGAAVATIVAQTFSVGLSLWAIKFSKRVNFGVSLSRQDLKLDKPLLKSLAKIGVPIACQEGFIQVSFLFITLIANSRGLEIAAAVGVVEKIICFLFLVPSAMLSSVSAISAQNIGAGHYDRARQTLYCGMAIAGAFGLACGILFQFISEPVLALFTEDAKVIAFGTQYLHAYVFDCMVAGLHFCFSGYFCACGLSIVSFIHNAVSIVTLRVPGAYLAAIWYPDTLFPMGIATLSGSFLSVVICVVVYLVIERRRIKS; encoded by the coding sequence TTGTACGAAGGAAGCATTATCAAGAATATCGGGATTTTTTCCATCCCGTTTCTGATTTCCAATTTTCTACAGACCCTCTATGGCATGGCCGACCTTTTTATTGTAGGTCAGTATACGGATGCCGCAGGCATTACTGCTGTAGCCGTGGGCAGCCAGGTGATGCACTTTGTAACGGTCATCCTGGTCGGCCTTACCATGGGCACCACGGTCCTCATCAGTCAGGCTGTAGGTGGCAAGTGTCATGGGGAGATTTCCCGCATTCTTGGAACGACGACAGTTCTTTTCGCAGTCGTTTCTGTTATGATGATGGCTGTTCTTCTGGCCTTGTGTCCCCAGGTCGTTTCCCTCTTATCTACGCCGAAGGAAGCTGTCAACGATACGGTCAACTACCTGATCATATGCTTCTGCGGGATTCCTTTCATTACGGCCTATAACGTCATTGCTGCTGCCTTCCGTGGTCTTGGGGATACCAAGAGCCCCATGTATTTCGTGACGGTTGCTTGTGTCCTGAATATTGCCTTGGACTATGTCTTTATAGGCGGTCTACAGATGGGGGCATCCGGTGCGGCAGTTGCTACCATCGTGGCTCAGACTTTTAGCGTGGGGCTGTCCCTCTGGGCAATCAAGTTCTCCAAGCGGGTGAACTTTGGCGTGTCCCTCTCCCGTCAGGATCTTAAGCTGGACAAGCCTCTCTTGAAATCCCTGGCGAAGATCGGCGTGCCCATCGCCTGCCAGGAAGGCTTCATCCAGGTTTCCTTCCTGTTCATCACCCTCATCGCCAATTCCCGCGGTCTCGAAATCGCAGCCGCGGTCGGCGTGGTGGAAAAGATCATCTGCTTCCTGTTCCTGGTTCCTTCCGCCATGCTTTCCTCGGTATCGGCCATCAGCGCCCAGAACATCGGGGCGGGCCATTACGATCGGGCCCGCCAGACGCTTTACTGCGGTATGGCTATTGCAGGCGCCTTCGGCCTAGCATGCGGAATCCTGTTCCAGTTTATCTCCGAGCCAGTTCTTGCCTTGTTTACCGAGGACGCAAAGGTCATCGCCTTTGGAACGCAGTACCTGCATGCCTATGTTTTTGACTGCATGGTGGCTGGTCTTCATTTCTGCTTTAGCGGATATTTCTGCGCCTGTGGGCTCTCCATTGTTTCGTTTATCCACAATGCGGTGTCTATCGTGACTCTCCGTGTCCCTGGAGCCTATCTCGCCGCCATCTGGTATCCCGATACCCTTTTCCCCATGGGCATTGCAACACTTTCTGGGTCCTTCCTTTCGGTAGTCATTTGCGTCGTTGTTTACCTCGTCATTGAACGCCGCAGAATAAAATCCTAG
- a CDS encoding PTS sugar transporter subunit IIA → MRLSERFVDNCILINSASTTKEAILNELVDTLCSAYKLDHRAEIFDAVWNREQSRSTGIGCGLAVPHAKIDYVDRMCMVAATIENGLDFASFDGEPVYLIILIVSPGNTVGPHLKALSSVSRLLADGGVRRDLIASKTPAEFLTILKAAEDKYL, encoded by the coding sequence ATGCGTCTTTCTGAAAGGTTTGTGGACAATTGCATCTTGATCAACTCCGCTAGTACGACCAAGGAAGCAATCTTAAACGAACTGGTAGATACTCTTTGCAGTGCCTACAAGCTGGATCACCGTGCCGAAATCTTTGACGCCGTATGGAACCGCGAACAGAGCCGTTCCACCGGTATCGGATGCGGCCTCGCTGTCCCCCATGCCAAGATTGACTACGTAGACCGTATGTGCATGGTTGCAGCAACCATCGAAAACGGCTTGGACTTTGCCTCCTTCGATGGCGAACCCGTCTACCTCATCATCCTTATCGTAAGCCCGGGCAACACCGTGGGTCCTCACCTGAAGGCTCTGTCCTCCGTCAGCCGCCTGCTGGCCGATGGCGGCGTTCGTAGGGACCTGATTGCATCCAAGACCCCGGCCGAATTCCTCACCATCCTGAAGGCCGCCGAAGACAAATACCTATAA
- a CDS encoding type I 3-dehydroquinate dehydratase, with the protein MNEKYLVGLIGPEVLEAAEKDSMHPVRLDLDSCNALEIRYDFFDTKLWPELSERVRRICPNQLQVGTIRLKHDGGTFESSRAVERMPLWEKILKAKEVPQWLDLERDYLTDYEQLNKLAAVRGVQIVVSEHNFTRVPGDAELDAFAKDVKRFGAPGLKIAAMSNTDDDCDRLYKFIKKQSKHFKMFAAFGMGETGKVSRLWSLKEGANLTYGAIGRAAAPGQIDVCTMKKALDQWEQINSKMELSAFLSKF; encoded by the coding sequence ATGAACGAAAAATATCTTGTCGGCCTTATCGGCCCCGAAGTTCTTGAGGCAGCAGAAAAGGACAGCATGCACCCCGTGCGTCTCGATCTCGACAGCTGCAACGCCCTGGAAATCCGCTACGATTTCTTCGATACCAAGCTTTGGCCTGAACTTTCCGAACGCGTCCGCAGAATCTGCCCGAACCAGCTGCAGGTAGGAACTATCCGTCTCAAGCACGACGGCGGAACCTTCGAAAGCAGCCGCGCCGTAGAACGCATGCCCCTGTGGGAAAAGATCCTCAAGGCAAAGGAAGTTCCCCAATGGCTCGACCTTGAAAGAGACTACCTGACCGATTACGAACAACTTAACAAGCTTGCGGCAGTCCGCGGAGTGCAGATTGTAGTCTCCGAGCACAACTTCACCCGGGTGCCGGGAGATGCAGAGCTGGATGCCTTCGCCAAGGACGTAAAACGCTTCGGCGCCCCCGGTCTGAAAATCGCCGCCATGAGCAACACCGACGACGACTGCGACAGGCTGTACAAGTTCATCAAGAAGCAGTCCAAGCACTTCAAGATGTTTGCCGCCTTCGGCATGGGCGAAACCGGCAAGGTCAGCCGCCTCTGGTCCCTGAAGGAAGGGGCAAACCTGACCTACGGAGCCATCGGACGTGCCGCCGCCCCCGGTCAAATCGACGTCTGCACCATGAAAAAAGCCCTGGACCAGTGGGAACAGATTAACTCCAAAATGGAATTATCGGCTTTTTTGAGCAAATTTTAA